A genomic region of Mitsuaria sp. 7 contains the following coding sequences:
- a CDS encoding sigma-70 family RNA polymerase sigma factor — translation MSVTSASSQLVGSLYVEHHSWLQSLLRRQLGCAVDAADLAQDTFERLLTRREPGTWREPRAFLTTIARGLVVDLYRRRDLERALIEAMAVRPDAWAMSPEDRSLLLETLQAIDDMLDGLARPVREAFLLSQLDGLTYREIAQSLGVSERTIASYMATAMSRCVELAA, via the coding sequence ATGTCCGTCACGTCCGCGTCCTCGCAGCTGGTGGGCTCGCTGTATGTCGAGCATCACAGCTGGTTGCAGTCCCTGTTGCGCAGGCAACTGGGCTGTGCCGTCGACGCCGCCGACCTGGCGCAGGACACCTTCGAGCGGCTGCTGACCCGCCGCGAACCCGGCACGTGGCGTGAGCCGCGCGCCTTCCTCACGACCATTGCGCGGGGCCTCGTCGTCGACCTGTATCGGCGTCGCGACCTGGAGCGCGCGCTGATCGAGGCGATGGCCGTCAGGCCCGACGCCTGGGCGATGAGCCCCGAGGACCGCAGCCTGCTGCTGGAGACCCTGCAGGCGATCGACGACATGCTCGACGGCCTGGCCCGGCCGGTGCGCGAGGCCTTCCTGCTGTCGCAGCTCGACGGGCTGACCTACCGCGAGATCGCGCAGTCCCTCGGCGTCAGCGAGCGCACGATCGCGAGCTACATGGCGACCGCGATGTCCCGCTGCGTCGAACTCGCCGCGTGA
- a CDS encoding LysR family transcriptional regulator has protein sequence MDNLSWDDLRVLLAVHRGGSLLQAGRQLNLSTSTTGRRIAALEAALGTTLVLRSQVGTTLTAEALRLIQVVEGFAHELQALGRDASPVIRTLRISVPNGMAAPLSGPLIALLRDRPHLDIELVGENRMADVAKREADIAVRLVRSTSNVLVEKSLGTFRFALFASADYARRRLPDRRLHRETAADHLFIGLGAQWKHLPHERWMASLGARRYAFTSSAIEAIVEATQQGMGLAALLEADPRHKDLVRIETETAGPSQPLYLVYHRDLRRSPDLRAAVAAIESSLRAAGGLRKAG, from the coding sequence ATGGACAACCTCTCCTGGGACGATCTTCGCGTCCTCCTCGCCGTTCATCGCGGCGGCAGCCTGCTCCAGGCCGGCCGCCAACTGAACCTGTCGACGTCGACGACCGGTCGACGCATCGCCGCGCTCGAAGCGGCGCTGGGCACGACGCTCGTGCTCCGGTCCCAGGTCGGCACGACGCTCACCGCCGAGGCGCTGCGCCTGATCCAGGTCGTGGAGGGCTTCGCGCATGAGCTGCAGGCGCTCGGACGCGATGCGTCTCCCGTGATCCGCACGCTGCGGATCTCCGTGCCCAACGGCATGGCGGCACCGTTGTCGGGCCCGTTGATCGCGCTCCTGCGCGACCGCCCTCACCTGGACATCGAGCTGGTCGGGGAGAACCGGATGGCGGACGTCGCCAAACGGGAGGCGGACATCGCCGTGAGGCTCGTTCGGTCCACATCGAACGTGCTGGTCGAGAAATCGCTGGGCACCTTCCGCTTCGCGCTCTTCGCCTCCGCCGACTACGCGCGGCGGCGGCTGCCCGATCGCCGGCTGCATCGCGAGACGGCCGCGGACCACCTGTTCATCGGGCTCGGCGCGCAGTGGAAGCACCTGCCGCATGAGCGCTGGATGGCCTCGCTCGGCGCCCGGCGCTATGCGTTCACGTCGAGCGCGATCGAGGCGATCGTCGAGGCGACGCAACAAGGCATGGGCCTGGCAGCGCTGCTCGAAGCCGACCCCCGGCACAAGGACCTGGTGCGGATCGAGACGGAGACGGCGGGGCCGTCACAGCCGCTGTACCTCGTCTACCACCGCGATCTCAGGCGTTCGCCCGACCTGCGCGCGGCGGTCGCCGCGATCGAGTCAAGCCTGCGCGCCGCCGGGGGCCTGCGCAAGGCCGGCTGA
- a CDS encoding (2Fe-2S)-binding protein → MTELNVNNRQLRADVEGDTPLLWVLREELQLTGTKYGCGVAQCGACTVHMDGVALRSCVMPASAVPATARIVTIEGLGQTRFKVVQEAWAELDVAQCGYCQPGMIMAAAALIAQTPDPSDDDIRSGITNICRCGTYPRVLAATKLAAQRLRGAGAQR, encoded by the coding sequence ATGACCGAACTGAATGTCAACAACCGCCAGCTGCGCGCGGACGTCGAGGGCGACACGCCGCTGCTGTGGGTGCTGCGCGAGGAGCTGCAGCTCACCGGCACGAAGTACGGCTGCGGCGTCGCGCAATGCGGCGCTTGCACGGTGCACATGGACGGCGTGGCGCTGCGCTCGTGCGTGATGCCGGCCAGCGCGGTGCCGGCCACCGCCAGGATCGTGACGATCGAGGGTCTGGGGCAGACGCGGTTCAAGGTCGTGCAGGAGGCGTGGGCCGAGCTGGACGTCGCGCAATGCGGCTACTGTCAGCCCGGGATGATCATGGCCGCCGCCGCCCTGATCGCCCAGACGCCCGATCCCAGTGATGACGACATCCGCTCGGGCATCACCAACATCTGCCGCTGCGGGACCTATCCGCGCGTGCTGGCCGCGACCAAGCTGGCCGCCCAGCGCCTGCGCGGCGCGGGAGCGCAACGATGA
- a CDS encoding FecR domain-containing protein produces MSDADARTRAVEWFVLLASGNATPQERREWAAWHAADPAHQVEWERVERVQRMMSGVPADLASPTLRRPAPRRRQLLKSAAIAGTASVLGYGLWRESDGLGTSAWFADHRTATGEQHRLALADGSVVVMNTATALDVRFDAQARSLRLHEGEIFIETATALGAAGARDPRPLIVDTAVGRVRALGTRFLLRFEDRRLNVAVVDSAVEIRSTRGAVRRLDAGQQVGVDETSIGRTESISGDMTAWTGGSLIVDNARLGDVVAELDRYRRGRLGCDPRVSELRVSGAFPVLDVDRALSALEATLPVRVDRANAYWATVRPRGA; encoded by the coding sequence GTGAGCGACGCGGACGCACGCACCCGCGCCGTCGAGTGGTTCGTGCTGCTCGCCTCGGGCAACGCGACGCCGCAGGAGCGGCGCGAGTGGGCCGCCTGGCATGCCGCCGATCCCGCGCATCAGGTCGAATGGGAACGCGTCGAGCGCGTGCAACGGATGATGTCCGGCGTGCCTGCGGACCTCGCCTCGCCGACCTTGCGACGTCCGGCCCCGCGCCGTCGACAGCTGCTGAAATCGGCCGCGATCGCCGGCACGGCGAGCGTGCTGGGCTACGGACTCTGGCGTGAATCCGACGGACTCGGCACCTCGGCCTGGTTCGCCGACCATCGCACCGCCACCGGCGAGCAGCACCGTCTGGCGCTGGCCGACGGCAGCGTCGTCGTGATGAACACCGCCACCGCGCTGGACGTGCGATTCGATGCGCAGGCGCGGTCGCTGCGTCTGCACGAGGGCGAAATCTTCATCGAGACGGCCACGGCCCTGGGCGCCGCCGGCGCGCGCGATCCGCGTCCGCTCATCGTGGACACCGCCGTCGGTCGCGTGCGGGCGCTGGGCACGCGCTTCCTGCTTCGCTTCGAAGACCGGCGCCTCAACGTCGCCGTCGTGGACAGCGCCGTCGAGATCCGCAGCACGCGCGGCGCCGTGCGGCGACTCGACGCGGGGCAGCAGGTGGGCGTCGACGAGACGAGCATCGGTCGCACCGAGTCGATCTCGGGCGACATGACGGCCTGGACCGGCGGCAGCCTCATCGTCGACAACGCGCGCCTGGGCGATGTCGTCGCGGAGCTCGATCGATACCGGCGCGGCCGCCTCGGGTGCGATCCGCGGGTGTCGGAGCTGCGCGTGTCCGGCGCGTTCCCGGTGCTGGACGTCGACCGCGCGCTGTCCGCGCTGGAGGCGACGCTGCCGGTCCGCGTGGATCGCGCGAATGCGTACTGGGCGACCGTGCGGCCGCGCGGCGCTTAG
- a CDS encoding TonB-dependent receptor, with product MTSRSTPRPLNASARFARRSTPVGLAVSMLLCAGVAMPLAANAQASTTAANAAAGEREYRIEPGALSTTLGRFAAASGVTLAFDPALTKDIASRGLQGRHTVSAGFAALLNGTGLQAVPNAQGVYTLRKDAVVTSDAATAEMAAGASIAPEADITLPQVRVVARAAPAPEEADRRYQPTPDASTLRTTDSMLDIPQVVNVVSAQVIRDQRPRYLDDALYNVSGITQGNTLASTQDTIMKRGFGGNRDGSVMHNGMPLVQGRGMNAAAESVEVLKGPSSLLYGIMDPGGVINVVSKKPRLNARTSVSIVGSGYAGGRTGIGETLDTTGPIGNVDPADKTGLAYRLVVDQVNEDYWRNFGTHRETLIAPSVAWYGRDTQAVLWYEYRNYLTPFDRGTVFDPATKQALPIPKTRRLDEPFNQMDGETHLAQLSVDHKLVGSWAAHVNASYNRETYDANQLRVNGVNTKTGTLTRNNDGTQGALSTDSYGTAYVDGKFATGGITHEVQVGADAEYRLIYRRDLLRQATKTVFSYLNPVYGTEQPSQTISASDSDQTDKLHNQSVFMQDALRLGERWTVVGGLRYQHWTQEAGRGPPFKANTSTSGDKWLPRVGLIYNVTDSVSLYSNYSTSLKPQSTIAPLSSGVVIDSSVNPEEGKSWEAGVKLDLPGRVTSTLAVYEIKKRNVLVSQFNDATKLTDWRTNGAARSRGIEFDIAGEFAKNWQGIASLAYTDAKTTEDPQFAGLWLWNVARATGSLSVVHDFGQIGPGTLRIGGGARYIGRRPGDSANSFVLPAYSVADTFATYETKAGGRPLKLQLNVKNLFDRTYYSSSVNTYFVSVGDARQVLLSASMEF from the coding sequence ATGACGTCCCGCTCGACCCCTCGTCCGCTCAACGCCAGTGCCCGCTTTGCCCGCCGTTCCACGCCCGTCGGGCTGGCGGTGTCCATGCTGCTGTGCGCGGGTGTCGCGATGCCCTTGGCCGCGAATGCGCAGGCATCGACGACCGCCGCGAACGCCGCGGCCGGCGAGCGCGAGTACCGCATCGAGCCCGGCGCGCTGTCCACGACGCTGGGCCGCTTCGCCGCCGCCAGCGGCGTGACGCTGGCCTTCGATCCCGCCCTGACGAAGGACATCGCCTCGCGCGGCCTGCAAGGTCGTCATACGGTGAGCGCCGGGTTCGCCGCGCTGCTGAATGGCACCGGGCTGCAGGCCGTGCCGAACGCGCAAGGCGTCTACACGCTGCGCAAGGATGCGGTCGTGACCTCGGACGCCGCCACCGCAGAAATGGCGGCGGGCGCTTCGATCGCGCCGGAAGCCGACATCACGCTGCCGCAGGTCCGCGTCGTCGCGCGCGCCGCGCCCGCTCCTGAAGAAGCCGACCGCCGCTACCAGCCCACGCCCGACGCGTCGACGCTGCGCACGACCGACTCGATGCTGGACATCCCGCAGGTCGTCAACGTCGTCTCCGCGCAGGTGATCCGCGACCAGCGTCCGCGCTACCTGGACGACGCCCTCTACAACGTCAGCGGCATCACGCAGGGCAACACGCTCGCGAGCACGCAGGACACCATCATGAAGCGCGGCTTCGGCGGCAATCGCGACGGCTCGGTGATGCACAACGGCATGCCGCTGGTGCAGGGCCGCGGCATGAACGCCGCCGCCGAAAGCGTCGAGGTGCTCAAGGGCCCGTCCTCGCTGCTGTACGGGATCATGGATCCGGGCGGCGTGATCAACGTCGTCTCCAAGAAGCCGCGCCTGAACGCGCGCACCAGCGTGTCCATCGTGGGTTCCGGCTACGCGGGCGGCCGCACCGGCATCGGCGAGACGCTCGACACCACCGGCCCCATCGGCAACGTCGACCCCGCCGACAAGACGGGCCTGGCCTACCGCCTCGTCGTCGACCAGGTCAACGAGGACTACTGGCGCAACTTCGGCACCCATCGCGAGACGCTGATCGCGCCGTCGGTGGCCTGGTACGGGCGCGACACGCAGGCCGTGCTCTGGTACGAGTACCGCAACTACCTGACGCCGTTCGACCGCGGCACCGTGTTCGACCCGGCGACCAAGCAGGCGCTGCCCATTCCGAAGACGCGTCGTCTGGATGAGCCGTTCAACCAGATGGACGGCGAGACGCACCTGGCGCAGCTGTCGGTGGACCACAAGCTAGTCGGCAGCTGGGCGGCGCACGTGAACGCGAGCTACAACCGCGAGACCTACGACGCGAACCAGCTGCGCGTGAACGGCGTCAACACGAAGACCGGCACGCTCACGCGCAACAACGACGGCACGCAGGGCGCGCTCAGCACCGACAGCTACGGCACGGCCTATGTCGACGGCAAGTTCGCGACCGGCGGCATCACGCATGAGGTGCAGGTCGGCGCGGACGCCGAGTACCGGCTCATCTACCGCCGCGACCTGCTGCGCCAGGCGACCAAGACGGTCTTCAGCTACCTGAACCCCGTCTACGGCACCGAGCAGCCGTCGCAGACCATCTCCGCCAGCGACAGCGACCAGACCGACAAGCTGCACAACCAGTCCGTGTTCATGCAGGACGCGCTGCGCCTGGGCGAGCGCTGGACCGTCGTCGGCGGTCTGCGTTATCAGCACTGGACGCAGGAAGCCGGCCGCGGCCCGCCGTTCAAGGCCAACACCAGCACGAGCGGCGACAAGTGGCTGCCGCGCGTCGGCCTCATCTACAACGTGACCGATTCGGTCTCGCTGTACAGCAATTACTCGACCTCGCTGAAGCCGCAATCGACGATCGCGCCGCTGTCGTCGGGCGTCGTCATCGACTCGTCGGTGAATCCGGAAGAGGGCAAGTCCTGGGAAGCCGGCGTGAAGCTGGACCTGCCGGGCCGCGTCACCAGCACGCTGGCCGTCTACGAGATCAAGAAGCGCAACGTGTTGGTCTCGCAGTTCAACGACGCCACCAAGCTCACCGACTGGCGCACCAACGGCGCGGCGCGCTCGCGCGGCATCGAGTTCGACATCGCGGGCGAGTTCGCGAAGAACTGGCAAGGCATCGCCTCGCTGGCCTACACCGACGCGAAGACGACCGAGGACCCGCAGTTCGCCGGCCTGTGGCTGTGGAACGTGGCGCGCGCGACGGGCTCGCTGTCGGTGGTGCACGACTTCGGCCAGATCGGCCCCGGCACGCTGCGCATCGGCGGCGGCGCGCGCTACATCGGCCGTCGCCCCGGCGATTCCGCCAACAGCTTCGTGCTGCCGGCCTACAGCGTCGCCGACACCTTCGCGACCTATGAGACCAAGGCCGGCGGCCGTCCGCTGAAGCTGCAGCTCAATGTGAAGAACCTGTTCGACCGCACCTACTACTCGTCGAGCGTCAACACCTACTTCGTGTCCGTCGGCGATGCGCGTCAGGTGCTGCTGTCGGCGTCGATGGAGTTCTGA
- a CDS encoding ketopantoate reductase family protein: MKILILGAGRIGSTLAFHFSQARHEVTVVARGQRLAALQRDRAVLTVDGRSAPVTAVASLDPDLAVDLVIVTVPEYQFAPLLPALAASAARTILLMFNSFVDTAVYRAALGGDRVALGFPNMLAFLEDQRIRFNVDSPGMIVTVSRPDLKTLFAEAGLRSKIEPDMPAFLRSHVAMVVPLFVAGLWTCERPSALTWAEARRLVDALIEGFALVRRLGHPLRPGVVAALGGLPRGLAVAVMWAFSRSSSVREVGKFGPEETRWLIDRMTEAAGGHAPHLRDIRP, from the coding sequence ATGAAGATCCTCATCCTGGGTGCCGGACGCATCGGCAGCACGCTCGCTTTCCATTTCTCGCAGGCCCGTCATGAGGTGACCGTGGTCGCTCGCGGCCAGCGGCTGGCCGCATTGCAGCGCGACCGCGCGGTGTTGACGGTCGACGGGCGCTCGGCGCCGGTCACCGCCGTCGCCTCGCTGGATCCCGATCTGGCGGTGGACCTCGTCATCGTGACGGTGCCGGAGTACCAGTTCGCGCCGCTGCTGCCCGCGCTGGCGGCGAGCGCCGCCCGCACCATCCTGCTGATGTTCAACAGCTTCGTGGATACGGCGGTCTATCGGGCGGCGCTGGGCGGCGATCGCGTGGCGCTCGGCTTCCCGAACATGCTCGCCTTCCTTGAAGACCAACGGATCCGGTTCAACGTGGATAGCCCCGGGATGATCGTCACGGTCTCGCGGCCGGACCTCAAGACCTTGTTTGCCGAGGCCGGCTTGCGCAGCAAGATCGAGCCCGACATGCCCGCCTTCCTGCGTAGTCACGTGGCGATGGTGGTGCCACTGTTCGTGGCGGGCCTGTGGACCTGCGAGCGGCCGTCCGCGCTGACCTGGGCGGAGGCGCGCCGGCTCGTGGACGCCTTGATCGAAGGCTTCGCGCTGGTCCGGCGTCTCGGGCACCCGCTGCGGCCCGGTGTCGTGGCTGCCCTCGGCGGCCTGCCCCGAGGGCTGGCGGTCGCGGTCATGTGGGCGTTCAGCCGCTCATCCAGCGTGCGCGAGGTCGGGAAGTTCGGTCCCGAGGAAACACGCTGGCTGATCGATCGAATGACCGAGGCGGCGGGCGGGCACGCGCCGCATCTGCGCGACATCCGGCCCTGA
- a CDS encoding PepSY domain-containing protein encodes MTARKFWTQLHWLLGITAGSILLFIGLTGVTLAFRQEITEAINPGVLRIDAPSYRPATPDALLRGFAAAEPERRVATLTLYAEPGRTPKAILEPAPGERRGDVIYLNPVTGTPLPDVKGAEFFEVAESLHRWLLLPREPGRVVTGVLAIGLLVLALSGLYLRWPRDWKSVSEWWRIDRKTRGRALLRRLHLVVGTACLVAYVPVTLTGIFWAFDGVRDPVSAWLGEPRPPRAPAKPMAEKNAEKNTEKATDAKVEKAVDKPVAIDTAWQAFERAAVPGGWSEVIVRVPTGAKAPILFTWLDTSPAHERARNRTTIKAQSGEVVKDERYGAKAAGGRALAAIYPLHMGTLFGLPGRIAMFIAALMLPAFAITGWWLYLGRKRLEREAAAKRLRKAQSAGLAQAPGGAQA; translated from the coding sequence ATGACCGCGCGCAAGTTCTGGACCCAGCTGCATTGGCTGCTAGGCATCACGGCGGGCTCGATCCTGCTGTTCATCGGACTCACGGGCGTGACGCTCGCGTTCCGCCAGGAGATCACCGAGGCGATCAACCCGGGTGTGCTGCGGATCGACGCACCGTCGTATCGCCCCGCAACGCCGGACGCGCTGCTGCGAGGGTTTGCCGCTGCGGAGCCGGAACGGCGCGTGGCGACGCTCACCCTGTACGCGGAACCCGGACGGACGCCGAAGGCGATCCTGGAACCCGCGCCCGGAGAGCGCCGCGGCGACGTGATCTATCTGAACCCTGTCACCGGCACGCCGCTGCCGGACGTGAAGGGCGCGGAGTTCTTCGAAGTCGCGGAGTCCTTGCACCGGTGGCTGCTGCTGCCGCGCGAGCCGGGGCGCGTCGTGACCGGCGTGCTGGCGATCGGGCTGTTGGTGCTCGCGCTGTCCGGCCTCTATCTGCGCTGGCCGCGGGACTGGAAGAGCGTCTCGGAGTGGTGGCGCATCGACCGCAAGACGCGCGGTCGCGCCTTGCTCCGGCGGCTGCACCTGGTCGTCGGTACGGCGTGTCTCGTGGCCTATGTGCCGGTGACGCTGACGGGCATCTTCTGGGCCTTCGACGGCGTGCGCGATCCGGTGAGCGCGTGGCTCGGCGAGCCGCGGCCGCCGCGCGCCCCTGCTAAGCCGATGGCCGAGAAGAACGCCGAGAAGAACACCGAGAAGGCGACCGATGCGAAGGTCGAGAAGGCGGTCGACAAGCCTGTCGCGATCGATACGGCCTGGCAGGCTTTCGAGCGCGCCGCAGTGCCGGGCGGTTGGAGCGAGGTCATCGTGCGCGTCCCGACGGGCGCGAAGGCGCCCATCCTCTTCACGTGGCTCGACACCTCGCCTGCGCATGAACGCGCGCGCAATCGCACGACGATCAAGGCGCAGAGCGGCGAGGTCGTCAAGGACGAGCGCTACGGCGCGAAGGCGGCCGGCGGTCGCGCGCTGGCGGCGATCTATCCGCTGCACATGGGCACGCTGTTCGGGCTGCCCGGACGCATCGCGATGTTCATCGCGGCGCTGATGCTGCCGGCGTTCGCGATCACCGGCTGGTGGCTGTACCTCGGCCGCAAGCGGCTCGAACGCGAGGCGGCGGCGAAGCGGCTCCGCAAGGCGCAGTCAGCCGGCCTTGCGCAGGCCCCCGGCGGCGCGCAGGCTTGA